One Colias croceus chromosome 28, ilColCroc2.1 DNA window includes the following coding sequences:
- the LOC123704035 gene encoding aldo-keto reductase AKR2E4-like isoform X1, with protein sequence MSFILCSSNIRKILSCTSVKTIVSLKMGACSKDVTKIKLNNGDEMPAIALGTYLGFDENGVVQSRDHLLRDVILKAIDQGYRHFDTASIYETEGEIGEAINMKIDEGVVKRVDVFITTKLWNTNHERDQVTVSLRKTLLKMGLDYVDLFLMHWPMGLNDDYTYSDVDYLDTWRGLEDAQRLGLTRSIGVSNFNREQIDRILQECSVRPAALQIEVHPQITQQDLVEYAQNQGLVVMGYSPFGSLVKRHGLEMSGPRIDDPILTSIAKKYSKTTPQVVLRWLVDRNIVPVAKTVNSTRLKENIDIFDFKLTQDEILKINNFNEFKRYTLPSFWQNHQYYPFEKVDNPLPNPFVKN encoded by the exons ATGAGTTTTATATTGTGTTCTTCTAACATTCGGAAGATTTTATCCTGTACAAGCGTAAAAACTATTGTTTCTCTAAAG atGGGCGCTTGTTCTAAAGATGTAACtaagataaaattgaacaatGGTGATGAAATGCCGGCTATTGCTCTTGGCACTTATCTGGGTTTTGATGAG aaCGGTGTGGTCCAGTCCCGGGACCACCTTCTCCGTGACGTCATCTTGAAAGCCATAGACCAAGGGTACCGTCACTTCGACACAGCATCCATTTATGAGACTGAGGGTGAAATCGGTGAAGCAATTAATATGAAGATAGATGAAGGTGTGGTGAAGAGAGTGGACGTTTTTATTACTACAAAG ctATGGAACACGAATCATGAGAGAGATCAAGTAACGGTGTCTTTGAGAAAAACATTGTTAAAGATGGGATTGGATTATGTCGATCTGTTCTTGATGCATTGGCCTATGGGACTTAAT gATGACTACACATACTCTGATGTGGACTACCTCGACACCTGGCGTGGCTTGGAAGACGCACAACGGCTGGGCCTGACCAGGTCTATAGGTGTCTCCAACTTTAATAGGGAACAGATTGACAGAATATTACAGGAGTGCAGTGTTAGGCCTGCCGCTTTGCAAATTGAG GTCCACCCTCAAATAACTCAACAAGATTTAGTGGAATACGCTCAAAATCAAGGCTTGGTAGTAATGGGATATTCCCCGTTCGGCTCGTTGGTTAAACGCCACGGCTTGGAAATGTCTGGGCCAAGAATCGACGATCCCATATTGACGAGTATCGCGAAAAAGTACTCGAAAACAACGCCGCAAGTTGTTTTAAGATGGCTG gtTGACAGGAACATAGTGCCAGTAGCAAAAACTGTAAACAGTACGCGACTAAAGGAAAACATAGACATCTTCGATTTCAAACTAACTCAAGACgagattttgaaaattaacaattttaacgAGTTCAAAAGATATACATTGCCATCGTTTTGGCAAAACCACCAGTATTACCCGTTCGAAAAGGTCGACAATCCTTTGCCTAATCcctttgttaaaaattaa
- the LOC123704035 gene encoding aldo-keto reductase AKR2E4-like isoform X2, which produces MAIFVILIGYLSMGACSKDVTKIKLNNGDEMPAIALGTYLGFDENGVVQSRDHLLRDVILKAIDQGYRHFDTASIYETEGEIGEAINMKIDEGVVKRVDVFITTKLWNTNHERDQVTVSLRKTLLKMGLDYVDLFLMHWPMGLNDDYTYSDVDYLDTWRGLEDAQRLGLTRSIGVSNFNREQIDRILQECSVRPAALQIEVHPQITQQDLVEYAQNQGLVVMGYSPFGSLVKRHGLEMSGPRIDDPILTSIAKKYSKTTPQVVLRWLVDRNIVPVAKTVNSTRLKENIDIFDFKLTQDEILKINNFNEFKRYTLPSFWQNHQYYPFEKVDNPLPNPFVKN; this is translated from the exons atGGGCGCTTGTTCTAAAGATGTAACtaagataaaattgaacaatGGTGATGAAATGCCGGCTATTGCTCTTGGCACTTATCTGGGTTTTGATGAG aaCGGTGTGGTCCAGTCCCGGGACCACCTTCTCCGTGACGTCATCTTGAAAGCCATAGACCAAGGGTACCGTCACTTCGACACAGCATCCATTTATGAGACTGAGGGTGAAATCGGTGAAGCAATTAATATGAAGATAGATGAAGGTGTGGTGAAGAGAGTGGACGTTTTTATTACTACAAAG ctATGGAACACGAATCATGAGAGAGATCAAGTAACGGTGTCTTTGAGAAAAACATTGTTAAAGATGGGATTGGATTATGTCGATCTGTTCTTGATGCATTGGCCTATGGGACTTAAT gATGACTACACATACTCTGATGTGGACTACCTCGACACCTGGCGTGGCTTGGAAGACGCACAACGGCTGGGCCTGACCAGGTCTATAGGTGTCTCCAACTTTAATAGGGAACAGATTGACAGAATATTACAGGAGTGCAGTGTTAGGCCTGCCGCTTTGCAAATTGAG GTCCACCCTCAAATAACTCAACAAGATTTAGTGGAATACGCTCAAAATCAAGGCTTGGTAGTAATGGGATATTCCCCGTTCGGCTCGTTGGTTAAACGCCACGGCTTGGAAATGTCTGGGCCAAGAATCGACGATCCCATATTGACGAGTATCGCGAAAAAGTACTCGAAAACAACGCCGCAAGTTGTTTTAAGATGGCTG gtTGACAGGAACATAGTGCCAGTAGCAAAAACTGTAAACAGTACGCGACTAAAGGAAAACATAGACATCTTCGATTTCAAACTAACTCAAGACgagattttgaaaattaacaattttaacgAGTTCAAAAGATATACATTGCCATCGTTTTGGCAAAACCACCAGTATTACCCGTTCGAAAAGGTCGACAATCCTTTGCCTAATCcctttgttaaaaattaa